Proteins encoded in a region of the Nicotiana tomentosiformis chromosome 9, ASM39032v3, whole genome shotgun sequence genome:
- the LOC104101396 gene encoding putative calcium-binding protein CML19 translates to MEVYQQQYRRLLDRLDENGDGKISASELQQCVHLIGKDMSYDEAKAAVAAHDSDDDGLLDFDDFVRLVEDGTEEEKARELKEAFRMYEMEGCGCITPESLQRMLDRLGESRTIDECRGMIARYDINGDGLLNFDEFVIMMHC, encoded by the coding sequence ATGGAAGTATACCAGCAGCAGTACAGGCGACTACTTGACCGCCTAGATGAAAACGGAGATGGGAAAATATCAGCATCAGAGTTGCAACAATGTGTACATTTGATTGGCAAAGATATGTCATATGACGAAGCAAAGGCTGCGGTTGCAGCCCATGACTCGGACGATGATGGCTTATTGGATTTCGATGATTTTGTCAGATTAGTAGAAGATGGGACCGAAGAAGAGAAGGCGCGCGAGTTGAAGGAGGCATTTCGGATGTATGAAATGGAGGGATGTGGATGCATTACTCCGGAGAGTTTACAGAGAATGCTCGATAGATTAGGGGAGTCGAGAACTATTGACGAGTGCAGAGGAATGATTGCGAGATATGATATTAATGGCGATGGTTTACTGAATTTTGATGAGTTTGTGATCATGATGCATTGCTAG